Proteins from a genomic interval of Caulobacter rhizosphaerae:
- a CDS encoding DUF6894 family protein — MRYFFQLSDGHVLTDDEGEVFDNLDSAKVEAARIAGEWLRDNADEFAHEGTLLVEVLDERRAVLATVAVEANAPTGTVH; from the coding sequence GTGCGCTATTTCTTCCAGCTCAGCGACGGCCACGTCCTGACCGACGACGAGGGCGAAGTGTTCGATAACCTCGACTCGGCCAAGGTCGAGGCGGCGCGGATCGCCGGCGAGTGGCTGCGCGACAACGCCGACGAGTTCGCCCACGAGGGGACCTTGCTGGTCGAGGTGCTGGACGAACGCCGCGCGGTGCTGGCCACGGTCGCCGTCGAGGCCAACGCCCCAACCGGGACGGTGCACTGA
- a CDS encoding DUF3606 domain-containing protein has product MTDNLQDRGPQDRARINVNEPHELAYWTGKFGVTADQLRNTVTEVGVSADAVEQALRSRRDKV; this is encoded by the coding sequence ATGACCGACAATCTGCAGGACCGCGGCCCCCAGGATCGCGCCCGGATCAACGTCAACGAACCGCACGAACTGGCCTACTGGACCGGCAAGTTCGGCGTCACCGCCGACCAACTGCGCAACACGGTGACCGAGGTCGGCGTCTCGGCCGACGCCGTCGAGCAGGCCCTGAGGTCGCGTCGCGACAAGGTGTGA